In Capsicum annuum cultivar UCD-10X-F1 unplaced genomic scaffold, UCD10Xv1.1 ctg56592, whole genome shotgun sequence, a genomic segment contains:
- the LOC124893260 gene encoding uncharacterized protein LOC124893260: METKSIQSVTKDITRACLIEKVLPAIRAKWPAFDSNNPIFLQQDNSRPHIGNNDLEFIEATQQDGFDIRLCFQPSNSPDINVLDLVFFRAIQSLQYQKGPKNVDELVEAVERSFDEMKAKQLNHLFLTLQSCMIEVMKDSGGNNYKVPHLNKNGLEREENLPLQHHCDIDIVNKDLALLQQ; this comes from the coding sequence ATGGAAACAAAGTCCATTCAGTCAGTAACTAAAGATATCACTAGAGCTTGCTTGATAGAGAAAGTTCTTCCTGCTATTAGAGCAAAATGGCCAGCTTTCGATTCAAATAATCCTATCTTTTTACAACAAGATAATTCAAGGCCACATATTGGTAACAATGATTTGGAATTTATTGAAGCTACCCAACAAGATGGATTTGACATTAGATTGTGTTTTCAACCATCGAACAGTCCAGATATAAATGTTTTAGATCTTGTTTTTTTTAGAgcaatccaaagtcttcaatatCAAAAGGGCCCTAAAAATGTTGATGAGTTAGTGGAAGCAGTGGAAAGATCTTTTGATGAAATGAAAGCGAAACAACTCAATCATCTATTTCTTACTTTACAATCTTGTATGATTGAGGTGATGAAAGATAGTGGCGGCAATAATTACAAAGTGCCTCATTTGAACAAAAATGGActagaaagagaagaaaacctTCCTCTCCAACatcattgtgatattgatatcgTCAATAAAGATTTGGCTCTACTTCAACaatga